Genomic segment of Mercurialis annua linkage group LG6, ddMerAnnu1.2, whole genome shotgun sequence:
ataaacaaatattcacattaattgtttaaaaacctcgcgggctctagttaccgtaccctgtacaaactggcctcgcggtactatatacatcagttagtgaaacacaacatatcaccggcatctgggaccgtgaataaaacataaaacacatagcctatcaaaacgtataaacaagacagcaagtaatatgtacaatcaaaatgtactgctgtccaggctacgactctgtcaacgcgggaccactactgcagcattcacagaagtcagaaactatacatacacaactgacttctggacttgaaaattggcctctagctaagtccacatgCTAAGTACCTGAAGACATCAAGGTGAgtggtcagtatttgggaaaatactgagtgagtttgcatttactaacagtattattataaaaacacagCATCAcatttcaaggaaacaataatataaaagtaaaatatataaacaggtatttgatccgtacgaaactaatatcctagcatgcgacacaactttcgaataatcaaatcatactgatccagatagtccgactcgggagtgctcacactctacctcgtcgatcgcgacctatctcttaatcccaaagtgtgagtccaactcactagatacgggactcaggttacaccgtaaccgagttctcgctcgtatcaaattcattatCTGACTTCGAAATTCATGCTTATATCATGTCGTATCATATCATACGTGtgtatatcaaatcatttctcatatgcaacacactagactgactcgatactggtgatcacacagcctattgacacccaataggtagctagtttcttcggatcgcatactagttctcgtacaTGTACTTGatagaaatatataacataaatcaaatcatataacatgcgacgcgtataaacagtataactatctatataaaataactttaatatataatacacgaaagtaaagtgcaactcactgtgaccgctatccaagtaatgatgtggtcgatctgatagtatgccctcgctagtccacgtctattgaccccactactcgctgacacgtctgacaaatcgtttaatagttagacgtgaaactcGTACCTTTACACGTATTATActtctaagttttagggtttagtttcgtttttattcttatttacatatttgataactttagtcgtatcgacgacttagcgaataccgCTTCTCATTCTCGAGAATCGTATAACATACTTAGCGTTTTTCATTATTGTTGACTATCGAAAACGTCGAGTTTAGCTCGAGACTATAATTCTTAAAGTCCAAAatccgtcctttagagtcaaattacttgATTACGCCGAATTTCTAAATCAAATATGTGTCATATACACGTAGGTACGAGTTGGGGTGtacgggcgtgcccttcggtgggtgcacgatcatgcaaccaagtgcacgttcgtgcaccatggtGGTGCACGTTGGTGCACCTAGCAGGGTGCACGGCCCCGGAAATTCGATTTCCGGGGTCTCCAACCACCCCGACGTGCTCCGAACGCTCTCACCTTCAAAACCCATGTCTCGGTTTttcttaaaacgctaaaataacttcaaaaacatcaaatttcaaTCCAAACTCAATCCTAACTCAAAACAGCCCATTATTTCGAATTTAGCACCAAATCTCAATAATTGTACCTCAAAaggaagcttaggatcgatagaggacgAGATTATGAAgagatcgccgcgaaaatcgctcgaatcggacgtcgaacggagaaacggcggcgaaacgatcgtaatcGGTTGAAGCTTCTGgcttcttctttttccttctgattattcttctttcaaatttaGTTTCATATATTGAATGGCTAAAAGTTCGTTTTGGtccctcttttctttctttattacaatttatctttcgaacttttctttcgtacaatttagtccataactaaatcaataaattcttaaattataacttatatgtattatttataactaataaataatacgaagctcgatattaatactttcccgtcaaatacaatttctattttcgacacatagtggctaaattaccactttggtccctgtactttattttgggcttttcttgacatttttccttttaattccaattctatttttagaattgaaaatataatattaaattctccgcaataatcttttccaaaaccgacctggtaaaacttatttatcttaatcttATCGAAAAACTTTCGGATAACGCCACTCGGGcgaatccaaactggacacgtggcccaattagataattaaacattttggggtattacgtTCTTCCcctcttataaaaattcgtcctcgaatttttataaaacttgttgggatcCTAAAATTATCCTTATACTTCCCTTGATATCCACTactaagtaaaataaaatataaggttggcaatactaaataaaataaaatataaaaatggctAACAtattgtacctttttttttcttctaaaaaatgTCTTAATAGAAAAACTtgagttaaaaaatttaactaacttaaaatgagttaaattattaaaatctactttgaaaatttaaaaatatatttaactatCATAAAATAatgtacaattatttaatattttaagttaaatttaaatcatcatcctagtaataaatttaattcagTTGCAGTGGTAATGTTATAGCATCTTCAATAGTTTGAATGCAAAGTATGGAAGGCAATTTTGGCTGTAAGGGCTTGTGGGCTTTAGTTTGTCGTCCTACTGGGCTTAACAGTCCTACATACCTGCATGAGTAATCGGTTTATAGTAAGATCAAGCCCAGAAGTTCAAATGAGAGTCTCTATGTATCGGTATTGCATTTGCGGAGATAGGATAGACGATGAGACCTGAAGTTTCAATTTAAGGTAAATCCCCCATTTCTGTCTGCATATTGACTATTTAATTCTGTGACTTATGTTGGTAGTTAGATCAGCATTTTCAGTAGCCTACCCGTAATGCTTTTTGCAAGTAATTTTTCCCTTTAAGCTCACTGTTTTCTTGAGGGATCCAAAACCTACAAATTCACACAAACAGTGAGCTTAAGGATAATGCTACGATTTTACTTTCTAGAGAGTGATGTGAAATAATCAGCTGTTACTTAATTTGATATTCGTAAGTAGCTGCTCTTTTACTCAAATGAATACaacattttttgttttagttttcagGGCAGTtcattttattttgagtttGTTTTGTTAATTCTATTGGTAAACAAGTATTTCAGTATGATTCTTAATGGACGCACCATAGCGGCTAAGCCTAGGCCAAACGGTCTGCTTTCTGCAAATGTTCCTCTCGTTAGTGCTAAGCCTGCCCTCTTAAATATCATGAATTCATGGACTCCGGAGTCCAAATCATGCCTATCTAGAGGTATTAGCTATCAACATTACTGTTCTTTTGATATATAGTGGAAAAGTCATTATTCAAGCATTTGTTGTGTCATGTTATTTGTACAATAAATCAATAGTTATTCATTGTATGATATATGTCAGTGATGATCCTAATCTTGAATTTATTTTCGATACAATAGGGTTGCTGTTTCCAAATCTTTCTGCTGCATCAACCACGCTCTTAAGCGGGGATCGCGGTAGAATTTGGCATACTGTTCCATTATTACCCAGGCAAAGCAAATCTTATATTTGCCCTCGAGCATCAAAAGATGTCCCATACAGTTATCGCTTCCCCCCAATGACCGAGAAGCCAAAATGGTGGTGGAGGACATTAGCTTGTCTCCCATATTTGATGCCGCTTCACGAGACTTGGATGTATGCCGAGACAACGTATCATCTACATCCATTCCTCGAAGACTTTGAATTTCTTACATACCCATTTCTCGGTGCCATCGGGAGGTTGCCGAGCTGGTTCTTGATGgcatatttttttgttgcatATCTTGGAGTTGTAAGAAGAAAGGAATGGCCTCATTTCTTTAGGTTTCATGTGGTGATGGGGATGTTGTTGGAGATTTCTCTTCAAGTGATTGGAACTGTGAGTCGGTGGATGCCGCTTGCCATCTACTGGGGTAAAGTAGGGATGCATTTTTGGACAGCCATTGCGTTTGCTTATCTCTTCACCGTCTTGGAAAGCATAAGATGTGCTCTTGCTGGTATGTATGCTGATGTACCTTTTGCCTGTGATGCAGCCTACATCCAAATCCCTTATGATTAATATGCAAATAGTGCAAAGATTGAGATTAGTGTTGTCTTTTCAATTTGTATTTTGTATCAGCAActtctttttatcaaaaattaatggCATTAAGCCacttttagattaaaaaaaactgGCTTTATGTTGAAAATAATCCATTCTTGTAGTTTTATGACTGTTAATTTGTATAGACTTGAGGGGGTTTCAGTTTCAAGATAAACTTGATGTATGTTAGAGCATAGACCATGACCatgaatgaaattttaaatttccaaCTTATCAATAATATGCATTCCTAAAGATGAAGGCAACTCTTTGGTTGCAGAAACCAGTATACTTCCAATTTATCTACAATATAAACAGTCTACTTCTCTGATGATGATGTATATTCCATCTGATCTATAATATTTAGCAAGCCTGATCTGTAACTTGGATGGAGAAGCCTCACTCCTAGTTCTTTTTTAATTCGTTCATTAGAAACACGCTTCTCGCCTCTTCGGTTATGATATAGCTTTCTTAGTAGATGTATTATGCTTGACCCAATTTGGCCACTTCTTCTCAGCCAATTCTCTAGCATAGGCAAACACCTCGTCACGAGGAGCTGGGTCGTCGTCCACAATATTGTAAATTCTCCTGCATTGGCATAATTGAGGAGACTTTAGGATTTTATAATCATTCATAGCACAACAAACAAGAAACATTTTGCAGAAACGAAATTAAGAGAATGAGTAATTGTAAACATGTAGCCACAGCTATGCTCGACATCATCAAACATTCACCAAAAGGCCATTCTCCATATTTACATGCATAAGACCATTCTATTTATTGATGGTTATGGTAGAGCTTCCTTTTCTTCCCACCAAGCATTGCCTTGTTTTACTATCATTAGAGTTCATTAGTTTTGCAAAATCGGAATTTCATTTGAACAAAACTAAAATGTTAGGGGATAACATTGATTTTCAATATGTAAGACCTAGGTCGGGGGGTTATAGTAATTAACCCTAACTATTATTATTCTGTCGTCTTTGTCTCACGACttgaaaatatacataaaatgtgTAATATCGAGAGACGGCAGGGAGATAGCCTACCAGAAGGGTTGTCTGTGGATGCTAGCCTTCAGTGCTTGAAAAATATCGTCAACATGAACTCTGGATGTGTACTTTTTGGATATCCTCATCTTCTGGCTTCTCGAAAAGGGTTCCTGCTTAATTGTTGTGTCAACAGCACTGCAATAAATTATCACAAACTCGAACTTTGTTACATCATATTGATTAGCCAGAAGCAAAAGATTAACAGCCAAAGCACAATGCATCAAGACTCGGAGACTTTtacaaatcataaaataaacGGTCAATCAAGAAAGGGCATTGCTATTAAGACATGCATACGAGAAAACAGAGAGCACAACCACAACCTCCTACCAGGACCATAGATACCACCAAGTCGAAATACTTGCGTTGAAATCCCAAGACTAGCGCCCAGATTTAACCATCCTGCCTCAGCAGCTAACCTTGATTTAGCCGACTCACTTGTAGGGCTTGTTGGATAACTACCATGCCATAACACATCTAGTTAGTAGCATTTGCAAAAGTCGAACGGCAATTCACATCCAAAATGGTTGCTTACTCTTCATCCACCCAAGCACCACCACAGTCACCATATACACCTACCAACAAGAAGTAGAATCACATAGCTGAAATCAATTGTTTTCAAACATACGAGTGGCAGAGTGTTTAGATTTATGTGAAATCAGTGTACTAGCACTTGATACTTCCCTATCACAGGGTAAGAAGATATTGGAGAACCGAAAATGGAATACAATATGCAGGCTAGCGGAGTTACAATCACAGTATTGCACGATCAAAACTGCCAAAATTCAGCTCAAAGTAATCGTATGCActgtttatttcataacatgTCCTTATTGATACTGAACCAAAAACCTTATTTGTTACATATGCGATTCCAGTATGAATAGCATCATTTATAACAAAAAGAAATATGTGCAGTAAAAGGAACAGCAAAAGACATAGTAGTAGACGACAGATAGTAGAGCCATTAAAGATTTCCATTCATTCTAGTACTTCTCAGTAGTTCTTCATGCTGAAGCAACTAAAAAATGACAACAATAATTAAACTATTACACTACCAGGCATTTGACAATGATGATAAATAAATGGAAAACACACCGGATCGCCAACGCCTACCACAGAAGGGATAGACACTAGCAAGTGTGTATAGCTCTTCAATGTGCTCAATCTGGTGggcattttataaaattatacattCTGATATGACATTGGAATAATTGTAGAAATAGCAGAAACTGACTCGCTCACTGAGGCTCATTGGTATGGAAAAGGCTAATATCAAATCCTCTCTCCTCAAGCGCCTCCTTTTTGGCTGTGCTTGTGCTCGTTCCAACATCAGTCCTGATGGTTGATCAACAGAACAATAAAACAACGTCGCATTACTCATTGTTTCAGCGTTACATTTTATCTTGTTTTCGCGAGTGAAAGAGTTAAATAGTTACCAGCCTTCGTTTCTGAGGTTTCTTGCAAAAAATTGACCGACATACCCCGTCCCCAGAATAAACATTCGATTCCCATCCTCCGATTCAGTTTTATATCTTGAATTGGTAACTGTAAAGGAAAATGACGACGACTTTCTCGGCGAAGGATGTATTACCCGAACAGGAAAGGTCTTCGGTAATTGATGGTAGATCTCCATCACAAAACAGTAGGCTTGCCGCTTGCAGATGAAGTATCGACTCGATCGCTGGTTTGAACGGAAAAAGTTTGATCTGAATTAACGTCGACGGTGTCTCGAACGGGAGATTTAACGTTGACGATATCGTGGTACAGATGGGCCGGGCTTatttaaacaattggatttgggCTGATCCTTTTTTATAGGGTAATCCAGGAAGACGTGGCTTATGCCAGTAAACCAAAATGAAATGGCGTGTAATCTCCAACTTGTCAGCGTCAAATCACATACTACTATTTGCGATCATTTTGGCAAAAATGATTTTGCTTATTGAACATGCCTATCAACTAAAAAAAGAATGATACAATTTGAAAAGGCAAATATTGCTTAACAAAAATTGTGCAGTGAATGAAGTAATAGAGAGTGGATTTATAAAATGATTCCTACTCCTCAAGATCAGGATTGAGAAGCTTGAAAATTAAGGGTGAattatttatagtgtatttcgtGTACAATAAATACGTGTTGAATAGTATTTATCTTGGTAAAATACTATCATATAAGCATTATCATATAGTATTATCATATTATGTAAAATACTACTTTTTCGAAATAGATATGAGCTGCTATACCAAACCATTAAGATATGATGAGTAAATTGATTACTACttaaatgtaattaaaaaaagtatggTCACGCAATAAACAGCGAATAATCGGAAATGAACTGATAACGATCAAATCCCAATGCACACTTCACTGCCAAACAAAAAACCCTTAATTTTCCATTTCACTAAACTTTATCAACAAACTTTCACCCAATTCTTCTTCTCTTCCATatctcttattttttatttaatcatggAAAGCTACGTATggtaaatattaattttaggaGTGATTTCATGGACTACGCTATTTCTCTTCATGCGAAAGATTTTACCAAATCGTTCTTTTGATTTCTGCAAATCGTCTCGTTTCTACGATCCATGCTATATCCGCTGTCACGTTAGCTTCTCTTTCTGTTCATAATTGGAGGCGTCCGATTACTCCCTTGGCTTCAGAATGTTCACCCAGTCAGGTAATTGATGTTTGTTTATAAGTACAGCCTAATactaaaaaactaatataaaaagAGCCTCTGATTTATGGAGAAATAAATATGTACAGCACACGTTAGATGAACTAATTTTCTACTTTTGGTAGGTCAAACTTGAATGCCAATTGATGTTTGTTTTCGAAACAATTATTCAATACAAGTTGTGCAACAGACTAATGAGATATAGTAATGTTAggatatttaatgataaaatgatactccaataattaattattttaatatcacAAATGCTTATTACTTGTTGTAAAGTGACGTGGCACAACTATTACGTGGAATAAACACTCTTGTtttcgtattttttttaatggaaatttggatgaacttttaatttttcttttttaaatcagACTAAATTATTGTCCCCAATAATAAGTTGCAGTATGGTTGAATTATGTTCAGTGAATGAAACATAGAGAACGccaaatatttcaaattcaaaGTTCTCTatctatcaaaattaaaaaaattcacttttttaTAAGAAGTAAGAACTACTAAAAGAAAAGAAGTAGGAGTATTACTTTTATGGAGTCGAATACAATTATTTGACCCTTTGAATCATtccaaaaaaaaactcaatatgTTCTATTTGTATAATTTATGAATGGCCGTAAGCATTTGCTGGCAATGAATCTTAAAATTACATTCTATATTGTATTAATTGCAGGCAGAAcaatattcttttaataaaaatcgataatttgtattttaaatcgTCATAATTGAAAAATCGtatcaaaattttaatgaatgctaaaatttatgatttattttacaattagcTCTAttgtatattataattatgaaatttaaattccttttatttttgaacAAAGGGTTATTGTTGTTTCCAAACTTGTGTATCAAGGTTAATTAACTCGCACTTagctattttaatcaattaaatgtagtaatatttttttattttagatcaaTTAGGGATAATAATCTATAATTTATGTCAAGTAACACCCAAAATTGGTTATTGTGGTTCTTGAACTCGTTCATTTTGTACAATTTATGAGTtgattaaatctaaaaatagagAGTATCATCTTTGATTGATTAAAATGGTTAAGCGTGAGTTAACAGACTCACATGCATAAGTCAAGGGACCAAAATGACTCTTTTATATTGTATTATTGTTTACTAGAATAACTTAAACAACTAATGAAATAGATACATAGATATGACTAATTTACCTCTCCTTATTAAGataatgaatttataaatttgtgtTCAATTTAGAGTGGGACAGAACTAGTTTCAGTTCTGTGGCTGACAGAAATTTCAAGCCCTTTCCTGCACCTAAGGGAGCTTCTCAAGGAACTTGGTTACAGGAATACTGACCTTAATTTGGCAGCCGATGTAAGTTAAATTAATCTACTCTTAATTACAATATGTTAAATTAATTCAGATTTAGTAATTGAACTTCCAATGTTGTACAGATATCATTTGCCGTGATTTTCACATTTGGACGAATGATATTTGGTCCTTATCTCACCTATGCCACACTGACCGCTGATAATCCACTAATTATTCAGGTACTTCATTCATAAACATCACTTTTATAGCGTGATTAATGAAGTGTGATTTTGCGGCCTTACTAATGCACCAAAATGACACCTTTTACTAGGTAATGTCATTTGGATTACAAATGGTGAGTGCTTTCTGGTTCTACAAGATTATAAGGATCGTGAATTACAAGCTAGTCAGTAGTAAAACCGCATCCAAAAAAGTTCTGCTTACTCAAAAGTTGAATTAAGCCGATGATAAATTTCAGGTGGAAAGTGTGCTAGAACATTGTTCATTGCGATTGATCTGCAAGAAATTTATTGTACAGATTTGACCATCCTTTTCCATTTCTTAGAGAGAAAATTAGAGTAAATTTTATAAGCAATCTCTCCACTTTCATTTCTCCAATTATAAATTTGccacttaattttttaattattccaTTTAGAATTTTCCATTGTcattttataatattcaactgaaaaaagtttattttttaagcttaaatttatatttaaaccctttattttgttttaataattattaatagatGACCATGACCATATTTTTCTAGCATTCTCCATTATTCTTTATcaacaaaaaataatagtaaaatctTTCAATACCCAAATACtctatcaaaattaattattaaaagtacATAATTAGTGGAAATGCAACATGAACAAAGAATATGAATTATATcttaaaccatatgtaaattaatataaaaatttctaaATGGGATAGGAGTATTTTATATCAGTATTGTTCTTAATGTTACTTTcaactttatttttatcaaaatttaaagacGCAACAGCCAGCTAGAATCCTAAAATAATTTCAAGTGAAACCATTTTATGGACATAGCAAAAAAAAATCCCCACTAACTGAAATGTTTCATCTCTCTTCATGATCAA
This window contains:
- the LOC126687886 gene encoding protein TIC 20-I, chloroplastic-like gives rise to the protein MILNGRTIAAKPRPNGLLSANVPLVSAKPALLNIMNSWTPESKSCLSRVIHCMIYVSDDPNLEFIFDTIGLLFPNLSAASTTLLSGDRGRIWHTVPLLPRQSKSYICPRASKDVPYSYRFPPMTEKPKWWWRTLACLPYLMPLHETWMYAETTYHLHPFLEDFEFLTYPFLGAIGRLPSWFLMAYFFVAYLGVVRRKEWPHFFRFHVVMGMLLEISLQVIGTVSRWMPLAIYWGKVGMHFWTAIAFAYLFTVLESIRCALAGMYADVPFACDAAYIQIPYD